A single region of the Streptococcus sanguinis genome encodes:
- a CDS encoding TetR/AcrR family transcriptional regulator, producing MVQKRKTSTKEDIKEALIQLLSEERFDNISISKLCKRAGINRGTFYLHYQDKYQMVDSLKNDIISQLSSYSMFEAENEYPKKLMIAKFHILRANERLINALTKSHYIDFREAIREYITSIILSDKQKAATQRFLEENFHIPQKYALEIFLSSVEGIISLWIAGGAQEEPEELTDIILTTYNYDYLR from the coding sequence ATGGTCCAGAAACGAAAAACTAGCACTAAGGAAGACATCAAGGAAGCCTTGATTCAACTACTATCAGAGGAAAGGTTTGATAATATCTCCATCAGCAAACTCTGCAAACGGGCAGGGATTAATCGCGGCACCTTCTACCTCCACTACCAAGATAAATATCAGATGGTTGATAGTCTCAAAAACGACATTATTTCCCAACTTTCTAGTTATAGCATGTTTGAAGCGGAGAACGAATATCCCAAAAAGTTAATGATAGCAAAATTTCATATACTCCGTGCTAATGAACGTCTTATCAATGCCTTGACCAAGAGCCATTATATTGACTTTCGGGAGGCTATTCGGGAGTACATAACCAGTATCATTCTGAGTGATAAGCAAAAGGCTGCTACCCAGCGTTTTTTAGAGGAGAACTTTCACATCCCTCAGAAATACGCCTTGGAAATCTTCCTATCCAGTGTTGAGGGGATTATTTCTCTTTGGATAGCCGGCGGAGCTCAAGAAGAACCTGAAGAACTCACTGACATAATTTTGACGACTTATAACTATGATTATTTAAGATAA
- a CDS encoding VOC family protein, with protein MTFEYESKIYLGEVALYVADLARQKDFYQRVLGLELLEEQDGQVALGRDGQVLVRLLATNDQQSVKSAYGLYHLALLLPSRQALADILKHLSENKVPMVGGADHGYSEAIYLEDPEGNGIELYRDKPQADWDIREDGRIIGVTEALAAQEIYELGQEIQPFSIAEGTRMGHVHLSVKNSRAASHFYQKLLDLDDKFSVPSASWLASGNYHHHLAVNEWGGSHLNHRQPKQLGLAYFEAQVEGKEDLVAIYENALDLQAPVRWISSQELEVTDPDGIVAKIKTRVV; from the coding sequence ATGACTTTTGAATATGAAAGCAAGATTTATCTAGGAGAGGTGGCACTTTATGTGGCCGATTTAGCAAGACAAAAGGACTTTTATCAGCGAGTTTTAGGGCTGGAACTTTTGGAAGAGCAGGACGGACAGGTGGCTTTGGGCAGGGACGGACAAGTGCTGGTGAGACTCTTAGCGACCAATGACCAGCAGTCCGTAAAGTCGGCTTACGGCCTTTATCATCTGGCACTTTTGCTTCCAAGCCGTCAAGCCTTAGCGGATATCCTGAAGCATTTATCCGAAAATAAAGTTCCTATGGTCGGAGGAGCCGACCACGGTTATAGTGAAGCCATTTATCTGGAGGATCCAGAAGGCAATGGCATTGAGCTTTATCGGGACAAACCTCAGGCTGATTGGGATATTCGAGAAGATGGCCGCATTATCGGAGTGACGGAAGCACTTGCGGCTCAAGAAATCTATGAACTCGGTCAGGAAATCCAGCCGTTTAGTATTGCTGAAGGCACTCGTATGGGCCATGTCCACCTGTCTGTGAAAAATAGCAGAGCAGCCAGTCATTTTTACCAAAAACTTCTAGACTTGGATGACAAATTTTCTGTACCTTCTGCTAGCTGGCTGGCATCAGGGAACTACCATCATCATTTAGCCGTCAATGAATGGGGAGGTTCTCACTTGAATCATCGCCAACCGAAGCAACTGGGACTAGCCTATTTTGAGGCGCAAGTAGAAGGAAAAGAAGACCTAGTAGCTATTTATGAAAATGCTCTGGACTTGCAGGCACCAGTCCGATGGATTAGCTCCCAAGAGCTGGAAGTCACAGACCCAGATGGGATTGTGGCAAAAATTAAGACAAGAGTGGTATAA
- a CDS encoding FtsX-like permease family protein: MKRKIYWKDILRSFTSSKGRFLSILILMMLGSLALVGLKVAPPNMRRTATDYLKEQRTMDLSVMADYGLDAEDQKELEAIKGADVEFGYLTDVTVDEEALRVFSDTKDISNFQVTSGRLPQNEQEIALASFWSKKYKLGQEIDLTEKAGSRSVLKNKTYKIVGFVNSAELWSDRNLGNATSGSGALSAYAVVSPKAFDTDVYSIARLRYHDLEKLAPFSASYQERLEQHQAALDKSLEDNGAARFKRLEADAKSTIQKGQDKISQAESELTQGKKQLEQAQSQLDQQKNQLAATQSASILAPAQLSQSQQQIQEAESQLNQKKAELAQAEKDLSASKDKLADAKANLSRLKEPAYHSYDRKSLPGGNGYHMYKNSMNSIASIGNIFPVVLYLVAAMVTFTTMTRFVDEERTNAGVFKALGYHSRDIIRKFALYGLVAGSLGTFIGILLGHYFLSGVISSIITRGMVLSAPYAYFYVSYSLLALGLSLLSSVLPAYLVARRELTEEAAHLLLPKPPVKGSKIFLERLTLIWRRLSFTQKVTARNIFRYKQRMFMTIFGVAGSVALLFAGLGLQSSIGGIPKRQFEEILRYDLIVAVNPGENQAEQDKLKKLLADDSIADYQEIYSETLTEKYKGKKETESVTLMVTDKENFEPFISMESPDSRQKLSLKDGAVVSDKLARIAGVSPGGSIELGGKPVKLAAVNENHFGHFAFMKATDYQKIYGKKPEKNAYLVRLKDSSSKNIVDKANEFMSLKSVKSVSQNASMVKQFNVLADSLNNTMMILVLISILLAVVILYNLTNINVAERIRELSTIKVLGFHNKEVTLYIYRETIILSVIGMAVGLLGGFFLHRFLIEKVAPSIISLTPQVSPSVYLFPLTAVTLILTLLGFFVNYRLRRVDMLEALKSVD, from the coding sequence ATGAAGAGAAAGATTTATTGGAAAGATATTCTGCGCTCCTTCACTAGCTCTAAAGGACGTTTCCTATCTATTTTAATCCTCATGATGCTGGGTTCTCTAGCTCTCGTGGGGCTCAAGGTCGCTCCACCCAATATGCGCAGAACAGCAACAGATTACTTGAAAGAGCAGCGAACCATGGACTTGTCTGTTATGGCGGACTATGGTTTGGATGCGGAGGATCAGAAAGAGCTGGAAGCTATTAAGGGAGCTGATGTCGAGTTTGGCTATCTGACAGATGTCACCGTAGACGAGGAGGCTCTCCGAGTATTCTCGGATACCAAGGATATTTCAAACTTTCAAGTGACCTCCGGTCGTCTTCCTCAGAATGAGCAAGAAATTGCCCTGGCTAGCTTTTGGTCCAAGAAATATAAGCTTGGTCAGGAGATTGATCTGACCGAAAAAGCCGGCAGCCGGTCAGTTCTGAAAAACAAGACCTATAAGATTGTGGGATTTGTCAACTCGGCAGAGCTCTGGTCTGATAGAAATCTAGGCAATGCGACTAGTGGCAGCGGGGCTTTATCAGCCTATGCTGTAGTCAGCCCTAAGGCCTTTGATACAGATGTTTACAGTATTGCCCGCCTGCGCTATCATGATTTAGAAAAGCTGGCTCCTTTTTCAGCAAGCTATCAGGAGCGTTTGGAGCAACACCAGGCAGCTTTGGACAAGAGCCTGGAAGATAACGGAGCAGCTCGCTTTAAGCGATTAGAGGCAGATGCCAAAAGCACCATTCAGAAGGGTCAAGATAAGATTAGTCAGGCTGAGAGCGAACTGACCCAAGGTAAAAAGCAATTAGAGCAAGCTCAGAGTCAGCTGGACCAGCAAAAAAACCAGCTAGCAGCAACTCAATCCGCTTCTATCCTAGCTCCTGCACAGCTCAGCCAGAGTCAGCAGCAGATTCAGGAAGCTGAGTCTCAGCTCAATCAGAAAAAAGCAGAGCTAGCTCAGGCAGAGAAAGACTTATCAGCTAGCAAGGACAAGCTAGCTGATGCTAAGGCAAATCTGAGTCGTTTGAAAGAGCCGGCCTATCATAGCTATGACCGCAAGTCTCTGCCAGGTGGGAATGGCTATCATATGTATAAAAACTCCATGAATAGTATTGCGTCGATTGGTAATATCTTCCCAGTGGTGCTCTATCTGGTGGCAGCTATGGTGACCTTTACCACCATGACGCGCTTTGTTGATGAGGAGCGAACAAATGCAGGTGTCTTTAAGGCTCTAGGCTATCATAGCCGAGATATCATTCGCAAGTTTGCTCTTTACGGTTTGGTGGCAGGGAGTCTAGGTACTTTCATAGGGATTCTGCTGGGACATTATTTCTTGTCGGGAGTGATTTCTTCTATTATTACCAGAGGGATGGTGCTCTCTGCCCCGTATGCATATTTTTATGTTTCCTATAGTTTACTGGCCCTTGGACTTTCCCTTCTTTCCAGCGTTCTCCCTGCCTATTTGGTGGCAAGACGGGAGCTGACAGAGGAAGCAGCTCACTTGCTTTTGCCCAAGCCACCGGTCAAGGGCTCCAAGATTTTCTTGGAAAGACTGACCCTTATCTGGCGACGTCTTAGCTTTACTCAGAAGGTCACAGCACGCAATATCTTTCGCTATAAGCAGCGGATGTTTATGACCATCTTTGGTGTGGCGGGTTCTGTTGCCTTGCTCTTTGCCGGACTAGGACTCCAATCTTCTATTGGTGGTATTCCCAAACGCCAGTTTGAGGAGATTCTGCGATACGACCTGATTGTCGCTGTCAATCCTGGGGAAAATCAAGCCGAACAAGACAAGCTGAAAAAGCTGCTGGCAGATGACTCGATTGCTGATTATCAGGAGATCTACAGTGAAACCCTAACAGAGAAATACAAAGGGAAAAAAGAGACAGAATCAGTCACTTTAATGGTTACGGACAAGGAAAATTTTGAACCTTTTATTTCCATGGAAAGTCCTGACAGCCGACAGAAGCTGTCCCTGAAGGATGGTGCAGTTGTTTCGGATAAATTGGCCCGTATAGCTGGAGTTAGCCCCGGTGGCAGTATAGAGCTGGGTGGCAAGCCTGTCAAGCTCGCAGCAGTCAATGAGAATCATTTTGGCCATTTTGCTTTTATGAAGGCGACTGACTACCAGAAGATTTACGGGAAAAAGCCTGAGAAAAATGCTTATCTAGTGCGGCTCAAGGACTCTTCTAGTAAAAATATTGTTGATAAGGCCAATGAATTTATGAGCCTCAAATCTGTCAAGAGTGTCTCCCAAAATGCAAGCATGGTGAAGCAGTTCAACGTCCTAGCTGATTCTCTTAATAATACGATGATGATTTTAGTGCTGATTTCTATTCTTTTAGCAGTCGTCATTCTCTACAATCTGACCAATATCAATGTGGCCGAGCGGATTCGAGAGCTGTCCACTATCAAGGTTTTGGGCTTCCATAATAAGGAAGTGACCCTCTATATCTATCGAGAGACCATTATTCTTTCAGTGATTGGGATGGCAGTTGGGCTTCTAGGCGGTTTCTTCCTGCATCGTTTTTTGATTGAGAAGGTTGCGCCTAGCATTATCAGCTTAACCCCTCAAGTAAGTCCCTCAGTCTATCTGTTTCCTCTAACAGCAGTGACTCTTATTCTGACCTTGCTTGGCTTCTTTGTAAACTACCGCCTCAGAAGGGTGGATATGCTGGAAGCGCTCAAGTCTGTTGATTAA
- a CDS encoding Rrf2 family transcriptional regulator, protein MQISSRFTIATHMLIVLALEGKKQKLTSDILAGSVGVNPVIIRKTLSQLKNAGMITVARGTGGAEIAKDLKDISLLDVYSAVECLGKSGQLFSFHDKPNPDCPIGKNIHNVLDDRLAAIQAAMEAELAQTSLDEVVAATEKEIKEQSVS, encoded by the coding sequence ATGCAGATTTCTAGTCGTTTTACCATTGCCACCCATATGCTGATTGTCCTGGCTTTGGAGGGAAAAAAACAAAAACTGACAAGTGATATCCTTGCTGGCAGTGTTGGCGTCAATCCAGTTATTATTCGCAAGACCCTGTCCCAGCTCAAGAATGCCGGGATGATTACCGTTGCTCGTGGGACCGGAGGAGCAGAGATTGCCAAAGATTTGAAAGACATTAGCCTGTTGGATGTCTATAGTGCGGTTGAATGTCTGGGCAAGAGCGGCCAGCTCTTTAGTTTTCATGATAAGCCCAATCCAGACTGTCCTATCGGCAAGAACATTCACAATGTCTTAGATGACCGATTGGCGGCTATTCAGGCAGCCATGGAAGCGGAGTTGGCTCAGACCAGCCTTGACGAAGTTGTCGCAGCGACCGAAAAAGAAATTAAAGAACAATCTGTTTCCTAG
- a CDS encoding PrsW family glutamic-type intramembrane protease: MNKTRRIALYIYLVLAGIGLQFELGDMAEKDVTLEAGRDLVLNLAVLAAFFLPFYFLIKKLAKKLSVETIVLGTALFGGAFISGWLSFAGNSLIDIINSNFIKDPVVFNDWTNALTAPFAEEFFKSLTAFAALYILGRKDIQSVLIAGLSSGFGFQVIEDIAYVSRVTFGEQYSGSLEAVGRIAGGLASHTLYTAVVTVGVYLLFSTAYKKYRLFGLWCVVSTVANHFIWNSPFFETEHRINIVVGFLFAFLVATFIEVYRLVLKEKKIDLEI; this comes from the coding sequence ATGAATAAAACAAGAAGAATTGCTCTCTATATCTACTTAGTTCTAGCTGGTATCGGCTTGCAGTTTGAGCTTGGGGACATGGCGGAGAAGGATGTCACCTTAGAAGCTGGCCGCGACTTGGTTCTGAACTTAGCTGTTTTAGCTGCCTTTTTCCTGCCTTTCTATTTCTTGATTAAAAAACTCGCCAAAAAGTTATCAGTTGAGACGATTGTTCTAGGAACAGCGCTCTTTGGAGGTGCCTTTATCTCTGGCTGGCTCAGTTTTGCGGGCAATAGCTTGATTGATATTATTAACTCTAACTTCATCAAGGATCCCGTTGTTTTCAATGATTGGACCAATGCACTGACAGCTCCTTTTGCAGAGGAATTTTTCAAGTCTCTGACAGCCTTTGCCGCTCTCTACATTTTGGGGCGCAAGGATATTCAGTCTGTCTTAATCGCTGGACTGAGTTCGGGCTTTGGCTTTCAAGTCATAGAGGATATTGCCTATGTATCCAGAGTGACTTTCGGAGAACAATATAGTGGTTCCTTAGAAGCAGTTGGCCGAATTGCTGGCGGATTGGCTTCACATACTCTCTATACAGCAGTGGTGACCGTTGGGGTTTATCTTCTGTTCTCCACGGCTTACAAGAAATATCGTCTCTTTGGTCTCTGGTGCGTCGTGTCAACCGTTGCCAATCACTTTATTTGGAACTCTCCTTTCTTCGAAACAGAGCATCGAATTAACATCGTTGTCGGTTTCTTATTTGCCTTTCTCGTTGCTACCTTTATAGAAGTCTACCGACTGGTTTTGAAGGAGAAAAAGATAGATTTAGAAATTTAA
- a CDS encoding metallophosphoesterase family protein — protein sequence MTRKIALLSDVHGNSSALEAVLADAESQQVTDYWFLGDLLLPGTGRRNILDRMEQLHISLQVRGNWEDSLWHALHQKLDLDRPSHLYLTRLCHFVLEEIHPEEIDRMQELPLQILTEVEGLKIAVSHHLPDKNWGRELIHIGEQSDFDRLFEANDCAIAVYGHIHQQFLRYGTKGQLIINPGSIGQPFFLDSALRQDLRAQYAILEIDEMGLADVDLRRVAYDVEQELRLARELHLPYYEIYRESLVNGIHHTHNHDLLREISEREGYADEIAAFLKSSRNS from the coding sequence ATGACACGAAAAATTGCCTTATTATCCGATGTGCATGGGAATAGCTCAGCCTTGGAAGCAGTGCTGGCGGATGCGGAAAGCCAGCAAGTGACAGACTATTGGTTTTTGGGGGACTTGCTCCTGCCAGGAACTGGTCGCAGAAATATCTTAGATAGGATGGAGCAGCTGCACATCAGCCTCCAGGTCAGAGGGAATTGGGAAGACAGTCTCTGGCATGCTTTGCATCAAAAGCTGGATTTGGATCGTCCCAGCCATCTCTACCTGACCCGGCTCTGTCATTTTGTCCTGGAGGAAATCCATCCTGAAGAGATTGACCGCATGCAAGAACTTCCTCTGCAGATCTTGACAGAAGTAGAGGGATTGAAGATTGCGGTCAGCCACCATCTGCCAGATAAGAATTGGGGGCGGGAGCTGATTCATATTGGCGAGCAGAGCGATTTCGACCGCCTTTTTGAGGCGAATGACTGCGCTATCGCTGTTTATGGTCATATTCACCAGCAGTTTCTTCGTTATGGGACTAAGGGTCAGCTGATTATCAATCCCGGCTCTATTGGTCAGCCATTCTTTCTAGATTCGGCTTTGCGTCAGGACTTGCGAGCCCAGTATGCCATTTTAGAGATAGATGAGATGGGTCTGGCTGATGTCGACCTGAGGCGCGTGGCCTACGATGTGGAGCAGGAGCTGAGATTGGCGCGGGAGCTCCACTTGCCTTACTATGAGATTTATCGGGAGAGCTTGGTCAATGGTATCCACCATACTCACAATCACGACCTGCTGCGGGAAATCAGTGAGAGGGAAGGCTACGCAGATGAGATCGCAGCTTTCTTAAAGTCCAGTCGTAACTCTTGA
- a CDS encoding C69 family dipeptidase, with protein MKKILFRSLLALSAIFLFPFQVVEACTGFIVGKDLTADGTTLYGRTEDLEPNHNKVFLVHPRKTNASGAKLVDETNGFEWTLPAESYKYTSVSDVTPSQGIFDEVGFNEYGVSISATVSAKANDAIQKVDPYVANGLAESILTTVVLPHVQTARQGVELMAQIVREQGAAEGNIITIADKTGVWYMEILSGHQYVAIKFPDDKYAVFPNTFFLGSVDFDDTENVIASKGVQDVAKQANSYKEIDGKFHISQSYNPPMAEADRSRAWAGITSLDPNAAVSYNDSYFDLMHSTDRKISVADVMAMQRNRFEGTQFKPLDQMELDGKGLPQRGTTDPVYKYPLGNPNVMEAHIFQLKDGVPANMGGGTMWLAVGSPRFSPYLPYNGNITDTYDAYQVNTTSYSPDSWYWVASHIYDMAAKHQDLFGTSVQDKWKALEARFIEEQNALDAANAALPDSSAKVTEETQARAAQVFKEMKELEAEMEAKIKEATKTTPSSSSKDSSSSSSTQNSSSSSSSATSSSSDTRTEVNVEDDSLVDVATGIRLKNADLVKAGHQLSVKKLESKIQPTDTYDISLTDPNGQPVHQVSPTLVTIPVRKDLPVDAVYALDENGKQVEKFDVTVNQNQTISFTTNHFSVYQVQYRNEQSVKAKKKDLPSTGEQVTIMSLAGLIILAGVFFLLKKTKKN; from the coding sequence ATGAAAAAAATATTGTTTCGTTCCTTGTTAGCTCTTTCGGCCATTTTCCTCTTTCCTTTCCAAGTGGTCGAAGCCTGCACAGGATTTATTGTCGGGAAAGACCTGACGGCAGACGGCACGACGCTTTATGGTCGGACGGAGGACTTAGAGCCTAATCACAATAAGGTCTTTCTGGTTCATCCGAGAAAGACCAATGCGAGTGGTGCCAAGCTGGTCGATGAAACCAACGGCTTTGAATGGACCCTGCCGGCAGAAAGCTACAAGTATACTTCGGTATCAGATGTGACCCCATCCCAAGGTATTTTTGACGAGGTTGGCTTCAATGAGTACGGAGTCTCTATTTCTGCGACTGTTTCTGCCAAGGCTAATGATGCCATCCAAAAGGTGGATCCTTATGTAGCAAATGGCTTGGCTGAGTCTATCCTGACAACCGTCGTTCTGCCCCATGTTCAGACAGCCCGTCAGGGTGTGGAGCTGATGGCGCAGATTGTCAGAGAGCAGGGAGCAGCAGAGGGGAATATTATCACTATTGCTGACAAGACTGGTGTCTGGTATATGGAAATCCTATCTGGCCACCAATATGTTGCAATTAAATTCCCAGATGACAAGTATGCTGTCTTTCCTAATACTTTCTTCTTAGGCAGCGTTGATTTTGATGATACAGAAAATGTTATCGCCTCAAAGGGTGTTCAGGATGTTGCCAAACAAGCTAATTCTTATAAAGAAATTGATGGCAAATTCCACATTTCTCAGTCCTACAATCCGCCGATGGCAGAGGCAGATCGTTCACGTGCCTGGGCAGGTATCACCAGTCTAGATCCAAATGCGGCCGTGTCTTATAACGACTCTTACTTTGATCTCATGCACTCCACAGACAGAAAGATCAGTGTAGCAGATGTTATGGCTATGCAGCGCAATCGCTTTGAGGGCACTCAATTCAAACCGCTGGACCAAATGGAGCTAGATGGTAAGGGGCTGCCACAACGTGGTACGACAGACCCTGTTTACAAATATCCATTGGGCAACCCAAATGTCATGGAAGCTCATATCTTCCAGCTCAAAGACGGCGTTCCAGCCAATATGGGCGGAGGCACTATGTGGCTAGCGGTAGGCAGTCCTCGCTTCTCACCTTACCTGCCTTATAATGGTAATATCACAGATACTTACGATGCTTATCAGGTCAACACAACTAGCTACAGTCCAGACTCTTGGTACTGGGTAGCATCTCATATCTATGATATGGCGGCCAAGCATCAGGATCTCTTTGGTACTTCTGTCCAAGACAAATGGAAGGCCTTGGAAGCCCGCTTTATTGAGGAACAAAATGCTCTGGATGCAGCCAATGCTGCTCTGCCAGACTCTTCAGCAAAAGTCACAGAGGAAACACAAGCTCGAGCAGCGCAAGTCTTTAAGGAAATGAAAGAGCTAGAAGCTGAAATGGAAGCTAAAATCAAGGAAGCAACAAAAACAACTCCATCTAGCTCCAGCAAAGATTCTAGCAGCTCTTCATCAACTCAAAACTCGTCAAGTTCTTCCTCTTCAGCAACTTCTAGCAGTTCGGATACACGGACGGAAGTCAATGTAGAAGATGACAGCTTGGTAGATGTCGCAACTGGCATTCGCTTGAAAAATGCTGACTTGGTCAAGGCCGGTCATCAGCTGTCAGTGAAAAAACTAGAAAGCAAGATTCAGCCGACAGATACCTATGACATTAGCTTGACCGATCCGAATGGTCAGCCGGTGCATCAGGTCAGTCCAACTCTTGTGACGATTCCAGTTCGCAAAGATCTGCCAGTAGATGCTGTCTATGCTCTGGATGAAAATGGCAAACAGGTTGAGAAATTTGATGTAACAGTTAATCAAAACCAGACTATCAGCTTCACGACCAATCATTTCTCTGTTTACCAAGTGCAGTATCGAAATGAGCAGTCCGTCAAGGCCAAGAAAAAAGACCTGCCATCAACAGGGGAGCAAGTCACAATCATGAGCCTTGCAGGTTTGATTATCCTAGCAGGAGTCTTCTTCCTTTTGAAGAAAACAAAGAAAAACTAA
- a CDS encoding ABC transporter ATP-binding protein, which yields MAYIEMKHSFKRYQVGDTEIVANHDISFEIEKGELVIILGASGAGKSTVLNILGGMDTNDEGEILIDGQNIADYNSHQLTDYRRNDVGFVFQFYNLVPNLTAKENVELASEIVKDAQDPVAVLTAVGMENRLNNFPAQLSGGEQQRVSIARAVAKKPKILLCDEPTGALDYNTGKQVLQILQDMSRNQGATVIIVTHNAALAPIADRVIRMHDARVKSVTVNEEPQDISTLEY from the coding sequence ATGGCTTATATTGAAATGAAACATAGTTTTAAACGTTATCAGGTAGGTGACACGGAGATTGTCGCCAATCATGATATTTCTTTTGAGATTGAAAAGGGGGAACTGGTCATTATCTTAGGTGCTTCTGGTGCTGGTAAGTCAACAGTGCTTAATATTCTCGGCGGTATGGATACCAATGATGAAGGAGAGATCCTGATAGACGGCCAGAATATTGCTGACTACAATTCCCACCAGCTGACGGACTATCGCCGAAATGATGTGGGCTTTGTCTTTCAGTTTTACAATTTGGTGCCCAATCTGACAGCCAAGGAAAATGTCGAATTGGCTTCTGAGATTGTCAAGGATGCTCAAGATCCAGTGGCCGTTCTAACTGCGGTTGGTATGGAAAATCGCCTCAATAATTTTCCGGCGCAGCTATCAGGTGGGGAGCAGCAGCGGGTGTCCATCGCTCGGGCTGTGGCCAAGAAACCCAAGATTTTGCTCTGTGATGAGCCGACAGGAGCTTTGGACTACAATACCGGTAAGCAAGTGCTGCAAATCTTACAGGATATGTCCCGCAATCAAGGGGCGACGGTGATTATCGTGACCCACAATGCTGCCTTGGCTCCCATTGCTGACCGGGTCATCCGTATGCACGACGCGAGAGTCAAGAGTGTTACAGTCAATGAAGAGCCTCAGGATATAAGTACATTGGAGTATTGA
- a CDS encoding C69 family dipeptidase, whose product MKKKFFSWAIPALMLLTLFPFQAVSACTGFIIGKDLTTDGSTLYGRTEDLEPNHNKNFVVRERKYNKAGDKFVDETNGFSFDLPAVSYKYTAVPDVTPEQGVFDEAGFNEEGVSISATVSASANDDIQKVDPYVKDGIAESALTSVVLPHVKTAKEGVELLAKIVREKGAAEGNIVTIADKTGVWYMEILSGHQYAAIKFPDDKYAVFPNTFFLGSVDKNDTENTILSADLEKIAQDAGTYKEINGSFHVAQSYNPPLAEADRSRVWSGIKALDPNADVQYDDEYFELMHSTSDKLSLRDAMNLQRNRLEGTDFKPQDQMELDGKGIPDKTKADPVYKYPISNPNVMEAHIFQLKENLPASTGGGILWLAMGSPRNAPYLPYYGNISNTSQPYQEMSTAYNENSWYWTVSRINDLVAKYPELFEDGSIRSEIERMESQWIEEQPAHDSEQISLSEQPEQASLKATKDSMERADSVFKRLKEIQKIAEDKVVAEYGTSALEEIEELEDSDTEETIRLEDFDYDIAIAGGIFVLTVIGIAIYLVKGKNRKGADSHE is encoded by the coding sequence ATGAAAAAGAAATTTTTCAGTTGGGCTATTCCAGCCTTGATGCTTCTTACACTCTTCCCTTTTCAGGCTGTCTCAGCCTGTACCGGCTTTATTATCGGCAAGGATTTGACGACGGATGGTTCGACTCTCTATGGTCGAACAGAGGACCTGGAACCCAACCACAACAAGAATTTTGTGGTGCGGGAGCGCAAGTATAATAAGGCTGGTGATAAATTTGTAGATGAAACCAACGGCTTTAGCTTTGATTTGCCGGCTGTTAGCTACAAGTATACGGCGGTACCGGATGTGACACCAGAGCAAGGCGTTTTTGATGAGGCCGGTTTTAATGAGGAAGGCGTTTCTATCTCTGCGACGGTCTCGGCCAGTGCTAATGATGATATTCAAAAAGTAGACCCTTATGTCAAGGACGGTATTGCTGAATCAGCTTTAACTTCTGTAGTCCTGCCTCATGTGAAAACAGCCAAAGAGGGAGTAGAACTACTAGCCAAAATTGTCAGAGAAAAAGGTGCAGCCGAAGGCAATATCGTGACGATTGCCGACAAGACGGGTGTATGGTATATGGAAATCCTTTCTGGCCACCAATACGCTGCCATCAAGTTTCCAGATGACAAATACGCTGTTTTTCCAAATACATTTTTCCTAGGCAGTGTAGATAAGAATGATACTGAAAATACCATCTTATCAGCTGATCTTGAAAAGATAGCGCAGGATGCTGGCACCTATAAGGAAATCAATGGTAGCTTCCATGTAGCCCAATCCTATAATCCGCCACTGGCAGAAGCTGACCGCTCTCGGGTTTGGTCTGGTATCAAGGCGCTGGATCCCAATGCAGATGTGCAATATGACGATGAATACTTTGAACTCATGCACTCAACGAGCGACAAGCTTAGTCTGCGTGATGCGATGAACTTGCAGCGCAATCGCTTGGAAGGAACAGACTTCAAACCGCAAGATCAGATGGAGCTAGACGGAAAAGGGATTCCAGATAAAACCAAAGCTGACCCAGTTTATAAATATCCTATTTCTAATCCAAATGTCATGGAGGCCCATATTTTCCAGCTCAAGGAGAATTTACCTGCCTCTACTGGAGGAGGAATTCTCTGGCTAGCCATGGGAAGTCCGCGCAATGCTCCATATCTCCCTTACTATGGCAATATCAGCAATACCTCTCAGCCTTATCAGGAAATGAGTACAGCCTACAATGAAAATTCCTGGTATTGGACTGTTAGCCGCATCAATGATTTGGTTGCAAAATACCCAGAACTATTTGAAGATGGCTCTATTCGCAGTGAAATTGAGCGTATGGAAAGTCAATGGATAGAGGAACAGCCTGCTCATGACAGCGAGCAGATTAGTCTGTCTGAACAGCCAGAACAAGCCAGTCTGAAAGCAACAAAAGATTCTATGGAGCGAGCGGATTCAGTCTTTAAGCGCCTTAAGGAAATCCAGAAGATTGCTGAAGATAAGGTCGTGGCCGAATATGGTACAAGTGCTTTAGAAGAGATTGAGGAGTTAGAGGACTCTGACACAGAGGAGACAATTCGTCTGGAAGATTTTGACTACGATATTGCTATTGCAGGAGGTATCTTTGTGCTGACAGTCATTGGAATAGCGATTTATCTTGTCAAAGGAAAAAATAGAAAAGGAGCAGACAGTCATGAATAA